Proteins co-encoded in one Candidatus Nanopelagicales bacterium genomic window:
- a CDS encoding lipase family protein, whose amino-acid sequence MRVLKLVVTVIAVIALVAVAAVGSVYFWNKDMDRASQTQLDEFYSPPTPLIGSPGDVIRTERAEAFDVPGSRAFRMLYVTESVTGGTRASSGMYWIPDKPAKGARKVIAWAHPTVGLGTDCVPSRVPGNRSFKATVGWLEQMAGLGWVVTATDYAGLGTPPPYTYLVGRQEASDVVNSVRAVRNVPAAEAGTKWGVFGHSQGGHSALWTGTLAKDIAPELDLVGVAAAAPASLLPVIIDQQWDKIVAWVIGPEAMLSWPVVFPELQPSEIVNPAAANATESEALDCLLKSALGGALRQELMGQRYFSVNPLTIPSWAARFDTESAKPLPASMPLFVGQGTADKVVMADTNALLQQQWCEAGSDLTMEWLGGVNHQNAAKASGPAVVDWFIDVFDGNTPKRNCQKPPPVKPYELQSAESG is encoded by the coding sequence ATGCGCGTACTGAAGTTGGTTGTCACCGTTATCGCCGTCATCGCCTTGGTCGCGGTGGCAGCCGTGGGAAGCGTCTACTTCTGGAACAAGGACATGGATCGCGCGTCCCAGACTCAGCTTGATGAGTTCTATTCCCCGCCGACCCCTCTGATCGGGAGCCCCGGCGACGTCATCAGGACTGAGCGTGCGGAGGCGTTCGACGTCCCCGGCTCAAGGGCATTCCGGATGCTCTACGTCACCGAGAGCGTGACCGGGGGTACTCGGGCCAGCAGCGGCATGTACTGGATCCCCGACAAGCCAGCGAAGGGTGCGCGCAAGGTAATCGCCTGGGCCCATCCAACTGTCGGGCTCGGGACCGACTGCGTTCCGAGCCGGGTTCCGGGGAACCGTAGCTTCAAGGCAACCGTGGGATGGCTGGAGCAGATGGCGGGACTCGGCTGGGTGGTCACCGCCACCGACTACGCGGGGCTCGGGACACCTCCTCCGTACACGTACCTGGTCGGGCGACAAGAGGCTTCCGACGTAGTCAACTCGGTCCGTGCGGTTCGGAATGTCCCCGCGGCCGAGGCCGGCACGAAGTGGGGCGTGTTCGGTCATTCGCAGGGAGGCCATTCGGCACTGTGGACTGGCACGCTCGCGAAGGACATCGCCCCGGAGCTGGACCTGGTCGGGGTGGCGGCAGCAGCACCAGCGTCCCTCCTGCCAGTGATCATCGATCAGCAATGGGACAAGATCGTCGCGTGGGTGATCGGCCCTGAGGCCATGCTCTCCTGGCCTGTGGTTTTTCCCGAATTGCAGCCTTCAGAAATCGTGAACCCAGCCGCTGCGAATGCCACAGAGTCCGAGGCTCTTGACTGCCTGCTGAAGTCCGCTCTCGGCGGAGCGCTCAGACAGGAGCTAATGGGTCAACGCTACTTCTCGGTCAATCCGCTCACGATCCCGTCATGGGCGGCGCGGTTCGACACCGAGTCGGCCAAGCCGCTCCCGGCCTCTATGCCCCTGTTCGTTGGTCAGGGCACCGCCGACAAGGTCGTCATGGCCGACACGAATGCCCTACTTCAACAGCAGTGGTGCGAGGCTGGCAGCGACTTGACCATGGAGTGGCTCGGCGGGGTCAATCATCAGAACGCGGCTAAGGCCTCCGGGCCTGCCGTCGTTGACTGGTTCATCGATGTCTTCGATGGGAATACGCCCAAGAGGAACTGCCAGAAACCGCCGCCTGTCAAGCCCTATGAGCTACAGTCAGCCGAGTCAGGCTAG
- a CDS encoding DUF2183 domain-containing protein: MDPASLPRRLAGSAGRLLADAVSGPRVAKAVSDLDARWTQHRHDRKLEDGTLREVRVLVHRGWVARGVAKVHVRVVEEPRLPEAASSLPYWDVFTANLRRHVALSFPDVTVRARIGPAEAKATTDRRGFAALSLDVGDLHPGWHRVDVATVPAATDGPVFRGSGNVLSAEPDAPLLVVSDIDDTVLRTGMTEGLTALRRTLLREDHSRRAVPGMASLYRGLARGVRSADGKRPAEVPCFYVSSGSWALYEMLTLFLQIRGFPEGPIFLSDWGPTDRYVYRSGEEHKTQAIGRLLSAYPDTPVLLIGDSGQQDPEIYCDIASGTPDRIVAVLIIRTGDKSDSRIVELRGRIRQMRQRGVKLLVADDAAEAARLMLELRLCEPEVVDAVRAEMRARF, from the coding sequence GTGGATCCAGCTTCGCTCCCAAGACGTCTCGCGGGGTCAGCTGGGCGGTTGCTCGCCGATGCCGTGAGTGGCCCCCGGGTAGCCAAAGCGGTTTCCGATCTAGACGCCAGGTGGACTCAGCACAGGCATGACCGCAAGCTCGAGGATGGAACGCTGCGAGAGGTCCGGGTTCTCGTCCACCGAGGCTGGGTGGCGCGAGGCGTGGCCAAGGTCCACGTCCGCGTTGTGGAGGAGCCTCGCTTACCCGAAGCGGCGAGCTCGTTGCCCTACTGGGACGTGTTCACGGCGAATCTGCGCAGGCATGTGGCGCTGAGTTTCCCGGACGTGACGGTCCGGGCGCGGATCGGGCCTGCCGAGGCCAAAGCCACAACTGACCGTCGTGGGTTCGCCGCCTTGAGCCTGGACGTCGGCGATCTACACCCCGGCTGGCACCGCGTCGACGTTGCGACAGTGCCCGCGGCCACGGATGGTCCGGTCTTCCGCGGTTCGGGCAACGTGCTCAGCGCCGAGCCGGACGCGCCTCTGCTCGTCGTGAGCGACATCGATGACACGGTTCTGCGGACGGGGATGACCGAGGGGCTCACGGCGCTGCGCCGCACCCTTCTTCGTGAGGATCACTCAAGGAGGGCAGTGCCCGGGATGGCATCGCTGTACCGGGGACTCGCGCGTGGAGTGCGTTCTGCGGACGGGAAGCGGCCAGCGGAAGTTCCGTGTTTCTACGTCTCGAGCGGAAGCTGGGCCCTGTACGAGATGCTGACGCTGTTCTTGCAGATCCGGGGCTTCCCTGAGGGGCCGATCTTCCTCTCCGATTGGGGTCCGACCGATCGTTACGTGTACCGATCGGGAGAGGAGCATAAGACCCAGGCCATTGGTCGGCTGTTGTCCGCCTACCCGGACACTCCGGTCCTGCTGATCGGGGACTCTGGCCAGCAGGACCCCGAGATCTACTGCGACATAGCTAGCGGCACACCGGACCGAATCGTGGCTGTTCTCATCATCCGCACCGGCGACAAGTCTGACTCCCGGATCGTAGAGCTTCGGGGTCGGATCCGGCAGATGCGGCAGCGGGGGGTCAAGCTACTGGTCGCCGACGACGCCGCTGAAGCGGCCAGGCTGATGCTTGAACTCCGGCTGTGTGAGCCGGAGGTAGTCGACGCGGTCCGGGCAGAGATGCGAGCCCGATTCTGA
- a CDS encoding AAA family ATPase, which translates to MGTTTQRDVVALIRAAPALLGRTKLVTVDGPAGAGKSSFAAALASELPDSEVIHMDDLYEGWEGLDDRLSERVDAWILTPLRSGLPAQHLVYDWARGVFGSWRVTTPPGVLILEGVGSLQAHTSPVAALRIWLEAPRETLNNRLTSRDGAISGHLTRWKIREAEFFERLGSRGLADLVLDTSASS; encoded by the coding sequence GTGGGAACCACGACGCAACGTGACGTAGTCGCCCTGATCCGGGCTGCCCCTGCCCTGCTCGGCCGGACCAAGCTGGTGACGGTGGATGGACCCGCCGGTGCGGGGAAGAGTTCATTCGCGGCTGCGCTCGCGTCCGAGCTGCCCGACAGCGAAGTAATCCACATGGATGACCTGTACGAGGGCTGGGAAGGGCTGGACGACCGCCTTTCGGAGCGCGTGGACGCGTGGATCCTGACCCCCTTGCGATCAGGGCTGCCTGCGCAGCACTTGGTCTACGACTGGGCGCGTGGCGTGTTCGGCTCATGGCGCGTCACCACGCCACCTGGCGTGCTGATCCTCGAAGGCGTGGGGTCACTGCAGGCGCACACCAGTCCAGTCGCCGCTCTGAGGATCTGGTTGGAGGCACCCCGGGAGACGCTCAACAACCGCTTGACGTCCCGGGACGGCGCCATCAGCGGCCATCTGACCCGATGGAAGATCCGGGAAGCCGAGTTCTTCGAGCGTCTCGGATCGCGGGGACTGGCAGATCTGGTGCTGGACACATCCGCCAGCTCCTAA